A window of Longimicrobiaceae bacterium genomic DNA:
TTTCGCCGCTCAGGCCACCCGGGTGGAGGGGGCGCGGGAGACGGCCCGCAGCCGGAGCGGCGCGGCGCCGGACGGCTGCTCCATGGCGGCCTGGAAGCGCGCCGCAGCCGTGCGGAAGGCGCCGCGGCGGCGGAGCGCCGTGGGACGCATCCCCAGGCGCCGCTGCAGCGCCCGGGCCAGGGCGTCGTCGCAGGAGTAGCCGCACGCCACGGCGACGTTCTCCACCGTCTGCCCCGGGTTGTCCAGGAGCTCCGCCGCGAGGAGGACCCGGAGCCACATGAGGAGCTCTCGGGGGACGGGGAGGTCGGCCTCCCGGCACCACCGCAGCAGGGTGTCCCGGTGGATGCGGAGGTCCCGGGCCAGGTCGGCCGCCTGCCGCCCGGCGATCACCACGTCCACCGCCGCGTCCACGATCATGCGGCCGCGCCCGGTGAGCGACCTTCGCAGCCCGGCGCGGAAGAAGGTGCGCAGCGGCCGGGTCTGCGCGCCCTGGATGGCGCGGAGGATCAGCAGGTCCGTGTTCTCCGCCTCCAGGTCGATCACCCCCGCGATCCCCCGCTCCCCCAGCGCGCGGACGTCCTCCATCCACCCCGGGCGCATGAACAGCGCGGCCACCATCGAGGAGGAGGGGAAGCGCTTCAGCAGGGAGTACAGCTCGGGGGCGGTCCGCCCGCGAGGCGGCTGCCCGTGGTAGGGGTCCACCACCGCCAGCCCGGAGGGCGCGGTCTCGCGGACGGCCCGCTCCAGCTCGTCCCAGCGCTCCACCCTGCGGAGCTCGAAGCGCCCCTGCGACACCCGGCGCACCCGCTCCCGGAGGGCCGGGTCGGAGTGCAGGAGGACGAGGGGCCGGAGTGAAGTGCGCATCGTTTTCGGCAAAAGGTCGGATTATGGCCCGACTTTCATTCCCGGGCACCGCCCAATGGGGGCTAATTTGTGTCTGCCATCCGGACGCACGTATCCGCCACCCCAGCCCGAGGAAGCCACGATGAGGTTCCGCGCCCTGCTCGCCGTGATCGCCGTCGCCCTGCTCGCCGCCTGCGGCGAGTCCCCCACCGCGCCCACGTCGCCGGCCGGGACCGGCGCGGCCTACGGCTCCGGCCTGATCGGCACCAACCTCTGAGCGGGCCCGCCCCGGTCAGGCCGGGGCGGCGTCCAGGGCGTCCAGCAGCGAGTGCGAGAGCGGGCTGCGGAGCTCGAGCGCGGCCTCCGCGGAGCCCGGGGCGCCGCCCCGGCGCGCGCCGACCTCCTCCAGCAGCGCTTCGGCCACGAACACGGACTTGTGGTCGTCCCGCCCGCGCGCGAGCAGCACCACTTCCCGGGCGAGCCGCTCCGCGAGGTCCAGGCGCCCCAGGAGCAGGGCGCCGTGCGCGGTCTCGCGGAGCGCGTCCAGCCGCCTCGGCAGGCCGGCCGGGGCGGCGGCAACGCTACGGTACGCCCGCTCGAAGAGCTCCGCCTCCCCCGTGCCGCCCGCGGCGCGCGCCACGTCGCCCCATCCCAGCACCTGCACCTCCGGCCCCAGCGTGGGGAGGATCCGCAGGAACACGGGAAGCGCGTCCGCGTAGCGCGCCTGGCTC
This region includes:
- a CDS encoding helix-turn-helix domain-containing protein, which produces MRTSLRPLVLLHSDPALRERVRRVSQGRFELRRVERWDELERAVRETAPSGLAVVDPYHGQPPRGRTAPELYSLLKRFPSSSMVAALFMRPGWMEDVRALGERGIAGVIDLEAENTDLLILRAIQGAQTRPLRTFFRAGLRRSLTGRGRMIVDAAVDVVIAGRQAADLARDLRIHRDTLLRWCREADLPVPRELLMWLRVLLAAELLDNPGQTVENVAVACGYSCDDALARALQRRLGMRPTALRRRGAFRTAAARFQAAMEQPSGAAPLRLRAVSRAPSTRVA
- a CDS encoding tetratricopeptide repeat protein: PGSPSYALAAARECRDAGEHEDAEALYNRAVALARQAHDWDSYVRAHAGLGKLAQARGAYPAARKSHLRALRAAERHRLGYLRAMVLHELFVVEVDCGNAAPAERYAEAAAEAYGRGHAMLRVLAFDVAGFWMSQARYADALPVFLRILPTLGPEVQVLGWGDVARAAGGTGEAELFERAYRSVAAAPAGLPRRLDALRETAHGALLLGRLDLAERLAREVVLLARGRDDHKSVFVAEALLEEVGARRGGAPGSAEAALELRSPLSHSLLDALDAAPA